In Streptomyces sp. NBC_01551, one DNA window encodes the following:
- the mtrB gene encoding MtrAB system histidine kinase MtrB encodes MLRLFVRLVRRPLLPAVRLWRRNIQLRVVAATLLMSLAVVLALGFVVIAQVSKGLLDAKEQAAQSQAAGGFAVAQEKANTPSAVDGPDATDNKVGRDASTWMNSLVKQLASGGQTAFEVAALGAGTGEQGPPGAQGVRGARASGNVDPTASVPLGLREAVNHATGTFKTFSEIKYTSGTGEKDPEPALVVGKRLTDINGDPYDLYYLFPLTQEEESLNLVKVTFATAGVFVVVLLGAIAWLVVRQVVTPVRMAAGIAERLSAGRLQERMKVTGEDDIARLGEAFNKMAQNLQLKIQQLEDLSRLQRRFVSDVSHELRTPLTTVRMAADVIHDARVDFDPVTARSAELLAGQLDRFESLLADLLEISRFDAGAAALEAEPVDLRDVVRRVIDGAEPLAEHKGTRIRVLGDTQPVIAEADARRVERVLRNLVVNAVEHGEGRDVVVRLASAGGAVAVAVRDYGVGLKPGEATRVFNRFWRADPARARTTGGTGLGLSIAVEDARLHGGWLQAWGEPGGGSQFRLTLPRTADEPLRGSPIPLEPEDSRANRARAAAEAAGAGASAATQRPGDGADRSPIPPRSAVAGALPVPADPTALPGNGARVVARAADQAAQEDGTGGR; translated from the coding sequence GTGCTGCGGCTGTTCGTACGTCTCGTGCGCCGGCCGCTGCTTCCGGCTGTCCGGCTGTGGCGGCGCAACATCCAGCTCCGGGTGGTCGCGGCGACGCTGCTGATGTCGCTGGCCGTGGTCCTCGCGCTGGGGTTCGTCGTCATCGCGCAGGTCAGCAAGGGTCTCCTCGACGCCAAGGAGCAGGCCGCGCAGAGCCAGGCCGCGGGCGGGTTCGCGGTCGCCCAGGAGAAGGCCAACACGCCGTCGGCCGTGGACGGGCCCGACGCCACCGACAACAAGGTCGGCCGGGACGCCAGCACCTGGATGAACTCGCTGGTCAAACAGCTCGCCAGTGGCGGCCAGACCGCCTTCGAGGTGGCCGCGCTCGGCGCCGGGACCGGTGAGCAGGGCCCGCCCGGCGCCCAGGGCGTCAGGGGCGCCCGCGCCTCCGGCAACGTGGACCCGACCGCGAGCGTCCCGCTGGGGCTGCGCGAGGCCGTCAACCACGCCACCGGCACCTTCAAGACCTTCTCGGAGATCAAGTACACCTCCGGGACCGGCGAGAAGGACCCGGAACCCGCGCTGGTGGTGGGCAAGCGGCTCACCGACATCAACGGCGACCCGTACGACCTGTACTATCTCTTCCCGCTGACGCAGGAGGAGGAGTCCCTCAACCTGGTCAAGGTCACCTTCGCGACCGCGGGCGTGTTCGTCGTCGTACTGCTGGGCGCCATCGCGTGGCTCGTCGTACGGCAGGTCGTGACCCCCGTCCGGATGGCCGCCGGGATCGCCGAGCGGCTCTCGGCCGGGCGGCTCCAGGAGCGGATGAAGGTCACCGGCGAGGACGACATCGCCCGCCTGGGCGAGGCCTTCAACAAGATGGCCCAGAACCTCCAGCTCAAGATCCAGCAGCTGGAGGACCTGTCCCGGCTGCAGCGCAGGTTCGTCTCCGACGTCTCGCACGAGCTGCGGACCCCGCTCACCACGGTCCGGATGGCCGCCGACGTCATCCACGACGCGCGTGTCGACTTCGACCCCGTCACCGCACGGTCCGCCGAGCTCCTCGCCGGTCAGCTCGACCGGTTCGAGTCGCTGCTCGCCGACCTGCTGGAGATCAGCCGGTTCGACGCGGGCGCGGCCGCGCTGGAGGCCGAGCCCGTCGACCTGCGCGACGTCGTACGCCGGGTCATCGACGGCGCGGAGCCGCTCGCGGAGCACAAGGGCACCCGCATCCGGGTCCTCGGCGACACCCAGCCGGTGATAGCGGAGGCCGACGCCCGCCGCGTGGAGCGGGTGCTGCGCAACCTCGTCGTCAACGCCGTGGAGCACGGCGAGGGCCGCGACGTGGTGGTCCGGCTCGCCTCGGCGGGCGGGGCCGTCGCCGTGGCCGTCAGGGACTACGGGGTCGGGCTCAAGCCCGGCGAGGCCACCCGCGTCTTCAACCGCTTCTGGCGGGCCGACCCGGCCCGCGCCCGTACCACCGGCGGGACCGGCCTCGGCCTGTCCATCGCCGTCGAGGACGCCCGGCTGCACGGCGGCTGGCTCCAGGCGTGGGGCGAGCCGGGCGGCGGCTCGCAGTTCCGCCTGACCCTGCCCCGGACCGCCGACGAGCCCCTGCGCGGCTCCCCGATCCCGCTGGAGCCGGAGGATTCCCGGGCCAACCGGGCCCGGGCCGCCGCCGAGGCGGCCGGTGCGGGCGCCTCGGCGGCGACCCAGCGGCCCGGGGACGGCGCGGACCGCTCGCCCATACCGCCGCGCTCCGCGGTCGCCGGCGCGCTGCCGGTGCCCGCGGACCCGACCGCCCTGCCGGGCAACGGGGCCCGTGTCGTGGCCCGGGCGGCCGATCAGGCAGCACAGGAGGACGGAACAGGTGGACGCTGA
- a CDS encoding GNAT family N-acetyltransferase, which translates to MEPTTLTTTLSTARLLLRPFGPADEDAVYAACQDPDIQRWTMVPSPYEREHARTFVGEIVPAGWRERSGYSFAVRLAPDGPLVAAVGVHVRGAESYEIGYWAVKEHRGRGYMTEAAAAVARWAFTELGAGRLEWRAEVGNDGSRAVAEKAGFRMEGTLRAALEVKGTLRDCRVGALLPSDLGLPSATPYLPAVSGAV; encoded by the coding sequence ATGGAGCCCACCACCCTGACCACCACGCTGAGCACCGCGCGACTGCTGCTGCGGCCCTTCGGCCCCGCCGACGAGGACGCGGTGTACGCCGCCTGCCAGGATCCCGACATCCAGCGCTGGACCATGGTCCCCTCCCCGTACGAGCGGGAGCACGCCCGGACCTTCGTCGGCGAGATCGTCCCGGCCGGCTGGCGGGAGCGCAGCGGGTACAGCTTCGCCGTGCGCCTCGCGCCGGACGGCCCGCTGGTCGCCGCCGTCGGCGTCCACGTGCGCGGCGCCGAGTCGTACGAGATCGGCTACTGGGCGGTGAAGGAACACCGCGGCCGGGGCTACATGACCGAGGCCGCCGCGGCCGTCGCCCGCTGGGCCTTCACCGAGCTGGGCGCCGGACGGCTGGAGTGGCGCGCCGAGGTCGGCAACGACGGCTCCCGCGCCGTCGCCGAGAAGGCCGGGTTCCGCATGGAGGGCACGCTGCGCGCCGCCCTGGAGGTCAAGGGCACCCTGCGCGACTGCCGGGTGGGCGCCCTGCTCCCCTCGGACCTCGGCCTGCCGTCCGCGACGCCGTACCTGCCCGCTGTCAGTGGCGCCGTCTAG
- a CDS encoding winged helix-turn-helix domain-containing protein — MTTAAPPQPTPAVSLSADEARRIALRAQGFLGAPDRRGGVRGVLRHLGAVQLDTISVLARSHELIPYARLGAVGRPAVESAYWSDRHAFEYWSHAACILPIEEWPHFAFRRRANRARGHRWHVLQDKERSTKAVLDRLRADGPLTSTELGGAKNGGEWFEWSETKIAVEWLLDTGEVVCSERRGWKRVYDLPERAVPDALLHDDLDDHECLRRLVALAGQSLGVGTRADIADYHRLKGEQFDAVIEESGLVPVEVEGWSKPAWAAPEALAQAPRGRHRTTLLSPFDSLVWDRPRTERIFGFTHRLEAYVPKPKRIHGYFAMPLLAGGRLQGRVDPAREGTTLVARQLSLTTPKAARPMAQALREAASWVGCDTVRIERATSPAEAESVASELATL; from the coding sequence ATGACCACCGCCGCACCGCCGCAGCCGACCCCTGCCGTGTCCCTGTCCGCCGATGAGGCCCGCCGGATCGCCCTGCGCGCGCAGGGCTTCCTCGGTGCGCCCGACCGGCGCGGCGGGGTGCGCGGGGTGCTGCGGCACCTGGGCGCCGTACAGCTCGACACGATCTCGGTCCTGGCCCGGTCGCACGAGCTGATCCCGTACGCGCGCCTGGGCGCGGTCGGCCGGCCGGCCGTGGAGTCGGCGTACTGGTCGGACCGGCACGCCTTCGAGTACTGGTCGCACGCGGCCTGCATCCTGCCCATCGAGGAGTGGCCGCACTTCGCGTTCCGCCGCCGGGCCAACCGGGCCCGCGGCCACCGCTGGCACGTCCTGCAGGACAAGGAGCGCTCGACGAAGGCCGTCCTGGACCGCCTCAGGGCCGACGGCCCGCTGACCTCGACCGAGCTGGGCGGCGCCAAGAACGGCGGCGAGTGGTTCGAGTGGTCCGAGACGAAGATCGCGGTGGAGTGGCTGCTCGACACCGGCGAGGTGGTCTGCAGCGAACGCCGCGGCTGGAAGCGGGTGTACGACCTGCCCGAGCGCGCCGTCCCCGACGCGCTGCTCCACGACGACCTCGACGACCACGAGTGCCTGCGCCGCCTGGTCGCCCTGGCCGGACAGTCGCTCGGGGTCGGCACCCGCGCCGACATCGCGGACTACCACCGCCTCAAGGGCGAGCAGTTCGACGCGGTGATCGAGGAGTCGGGCCTGGTCCCGGTCGAGGTCGAGGGCTGGTCCAAGCCGGCCTGGGCCGCCCCGGAGGCCCTCGCGCAGGCCCCCCGGGGCCGCCACCGCACGACGCTGCTGTCGCCGTTCGACTCCCTGGTGTGGGACCGGCCGCGCACCGAGCGGATCTTCGGCTTCACGCACCGCCTGGAGGCGTACGTCCCCAAGCCCAAGCGGATACACGGCTACTTCGCCATGCCCTTGCTGGCGGGCGGCCGCCTGCAGGGCCGCGTCGACCCGGCCCGCGAGGGCACCACCCTGGTGGCCCGCCAGCTCTCGCTGACCACGCCGAAGGCCGCCCGCCCGATGGCGCAGGCCCTGCGCGAGGCGGCGAGCTGGGTCGGCTGCGACACGGTCCGCATCGAGCGCGCCACGTCCCCGGCCGAAGCGGAGTCCGTCGCGTCGGAACTCGCCACGCTCTGA
- a CDS encoding LpqB family beta-propeller domain-containing protein, with protein sequence MDAEPRGSREPGRRPPSARECAALGSATLAALLLAGCASMPDSGEIRQVQASHGVDSQVRVFGVPPADKASPAEIVDGFLEAMTSDDPMLDTARKYLTEDAAKNWKPGSAVTVLSAGLDRYPVPGEKEPEQPRWKVTGKKLATVDERSAYQPETGGGRYEEYLQLVQVNKQWRIATPPSSLVLSESDFQRIYKPVNKYYFAGSTLVADPVYVRQRSDPASRMDPTTQTVQSLLAGPSKWLGPVVTSSFPSGTALRDGTKSLSYDGQNTLRVPLNAKADNVAHPQCQKMAAQLLYTVKELTASRLDRVELVGPDGKSSLCSVTGAAAAAMANRPQSPDHQYYVDRDARLVRMTLDVNSEDQQHQEKPEPAPGPLSTATAFKAGSAAVSYDEKRAGVVSQDGHGLYVVNLTTAGAMPAPVLTSKAGKLTAPSWDALGDLWIADLDPQNAALWRVPGGTGTPQKVEVSGLGSGRISALKASSDGVRIALLVEKDGGRKNLFIGRIERPEGKADASGVSVRELRPAAPQMADVTAMSWAPRGRLLVVGRESGGVVQARYMLADGSMVAASLPGATGLSAIAASEDENKPVVAYSEDDGIVWLPPGAQWRTAAAGGTAPVYPG encoded by the coding sequence GTGGACGCTGAGCCCAGGGGTTCCCGCGAACCGGGCCGCAGACCGCCGAGCGCGCGGGAGTGCGCCGCGCTGGGCTCGGCCACACTGGCCGCCCTGCTGCTGGCCGGCTGCGCCTCGATGCCCGACAGCGGTGAGATCCGGCAGGTGCAGGCCTCGCACGGCGTGGACTCGCAGGTCAGGGTGTTCGGGGTGCCGCCCGCCGACAAGGCCAGCCCGGCCGAGATCGTCGACGGCTTCCTGGAGGCGATGACCAGCGACGACCCGATGCTGGACACCGCCCGCAAGTACCTCACCGAGGACGCCGCGAAGAACTGGAAGCCCGGCTCGGCCGTCACCGTGCTCTCCGCCGGCCTCGACCGGTACCCGGTGCCCGGCGAGAAGGAGCCCGAGCAGCCCCGCTGGAAGGTGACCGGCAAGAAGCTCGCCACGGTGGACGAGCGCAGCGCGTACCAGCCGGAGACCGGCGGCGGGCGCTACGAGGAGTACCTCCAGCTGGTCCAGGTCAACAAGCAGTGGCGGATCGCCACCCCGCCCAGCAGCCTCGTGCTCAGCGAGTCCGACTTCCAGCGCATCTACAAGCCGGTCAACAAGTACTACTTCGCGGGCTCCACGCTCGTGGCCGACCCGGTGTACGTGCGCCAGCGCAGCGACCCCGCGTCGCGGATGGACCCCACCACGCAGACCGTGCAGTCGCTGCTGGCCGGCCCGTCGAAGTGGCTCGGCCCGGTCGTCACCTCCAGCTTCCCCAGCGGGACGGCGCTGCGCGACGGCACCAAGTCCCTTTCGTACGACGGCCAGAACACGCTGCGGGTGCCGCTGAACGCGAAGGCCGACAACGTCGCGCACCCGCAGTGCCAGAAGATGGCCGCGCAACTCCTGTACACCGTCAAGGAACTGACGGCCTCCCGGCTCGACCGGGTCGAACTCGTGGGCCCCGACGGCAAGTCCTCGCTCTGTTCGGTGACGGGTGCCGCCGCGGCGGCCATGGCGAACCGGCCGCAGAGCCCGGACCACCAGTACTACGTCGACAGGGACGCCCGGCTGGTCCGGATGACCCTCGACGTCAACAGCGAGGACCAGCAGCACCAGGAGAAGCCCGAGCCGGCGCCGGGGCCGCTGTCCACCGCCACCGCCTTCAAGGCCGGCTCGGCGGCGGTCTCCTACGACGAGAAGCGCGCCGGGGTGGTCTCCCAGGACGGGCACGGGCTGTACGTCGTCAACCTGACGACCGCCGGCGCGATGCCGGCGCCGGTGCTGACCAGCAAGGCCGGCAAGCTGACGGCACCCAGCTGGGACGCCCTGGGCGACCTGTGGATCGCGGACCTGGATCCGCAGAACGCGGCGCTGTGGCGGGTGCCCGGCGGGACCGGAACCCCGCAGAAGGTCGAGGTGTCCGGGCTCGGCAGCGGCCGGATCTCCGCGCTGAAGGCGTCCTCCGACGGGGTGCGGATCGCGCTCCTCGTCGAGAAGGACGGCGGGCGCAAGAACCTGTTCATCGGGCGGATCGAGCGGCCCGAGGGCAAGGCGGACGCCTCGGGGGTGTCGGTGCGCGAGCTGCGCCCGGCGGCCCCGCAGATGGCCGACGTGACGGCGATGAGCTGGGCGCCGCGCGGCCGGCTGCTGGTGGTGGGCCGGGAGAGCGGCGGGGTCGTGCAGGCCCGCTACATGCTGGCCGACGGCTCGATGGTCGCGGCGAGCCTGCCCGGGGCGACCGGGCTGAGCGCGATCGCGGCGTCCGAGGACGAGAACAAGCCCGTGGTGGCGTACTCGGAGGACGACGGCATCGTCTGGCTGCCGCCGGGGGCGCAGTGGCGCACGGCGGCGGCGGGCGGCACCGCTCCGGTCTACCCCGGCTGA
- a CDS encoding DUF4350 domain-containing protein, with product MTGTSTALTGAQVWTRARGFLIALAVLLAAAITLAALQSGDHHGHLDPRSADPYGSRALAELLGERGVTSEVVTTAREAADAAGPGTTLVVTAPGLLGDGQLRAVRSAIDLSGGRTVLVAPDDHTLARLAPRARTEGSAHRDTLDPDCALPAADTAGRAATGGNLRYATDAPGATACYPSDGDPTLLVLPTGTTGGDTVLLGSDTVLLNRSLAEQGNASLALQLLGSRPKLVWYLPSLADTAADGDDAEDKSLLELVPAGWGWALLQLLFAALLAALWRARRLGPLVTEQLPVAIRASEATEGRARLYRKAGARDRAATVLRAATRERLAALVGVPAPRAHEPEALVPAVAVRLPSLPDGAPDVTTLLFGPTPADDAALVALADHLDALEREVRTS from the coding sequence ATGACCGGAACCTCCACCGCGCTCACCGGCGCCCAGGTGTGGACCCGGGCCCGCGGCTTCCTCATCGCCCTCGCCGTCCTCCTCGCCGCCGCCATCACCCTGGCCGCGCTCCAGAGCGGCGACCACCACGGCCACCTCGACCCCCGCTCCGCCGACCCCTACGGCAGCCGCGCCCTAGCCGAACTCCTGGGGGAACGCGGCGTCACCAGCGAGGTCGTCACCACCGCCCGCGAAGCCGCCGACGCCGCCGGACCCGGCACCACCCTCGTGGTCACCGCCCCCGGCCTGCTCGGCGACGGCCAACTCCGCGCCGTCCGCTCCGCCATCGACCTCTCCGGCGGCCGCACCGTCCTCGTCGCCCCCGACGACCACACCCTGGCGCGGCTCGCCCCCCGCGCCCGGACCGAAGGCAGCGCGCACCGCGACACCCTCGACCCCGACTGCGCCCTCCCCGCCGCCGACACCGCCGGCCGCGCCGCGACCGGCGGCAACCTCCGCTACGCCACCGACGCCCCCGGGGCCACCGCCTGCTACCCCAGCGACGGCGACCCCACCCTCCTCGTCCTGCCCACGGGAACCACCGGCGGCGACACCGTCCTCCTCGGCTCCGACACCGTCCTGCTCAACCGCAGCCTCGCCGAACAGGGCAACGCCTCCCTCGCCCTCCAACTCCTCGGCTCCCGCCCGAAACTCGTCTGGTACCTGCCCAGCCTCGCGGACACCGCCGCCGACGGCGACGACGCCGAGGACAAGAGCCTCCTCGAACTCGTCCCGGCCGGCTGGGGCTGGGCCCTGCTCCAGCTCCTGTTCGCCGCCCTGCTCGCCGCCCTCTGGCGCGCCCGCCGCCTCGGCCCGCTCGTCACCGAGCAACTGCCCGTCGCCATCCGCGCCTCCGAGGCCACCGAGGGCCGCGCCCGCCTCTACCGCAAGGCCGGCGCCCGCGACCGCGCCGCCACCGTGCTGCGCGCCGCCACCCGCGAACGCCTGGCCGCACTGGTCGGCGTACCGGCCCCCCGGGCACACGAACCCGAGGCCCTCGTCCCCGCCGTGGCCGTCCGCCTGCCGTCCCTCCCGGACGGGGCGCCCGACGTGACCACCCTGCTCTTCGGCCCCACCCCCGCCGACGACGCGGCACTCGTCGCGCTCGCCGACCACCTCGACGCCCTCGAAAGAGAGGTCCGCACCTCATGA
- a CDS encoding DUF4129 domain-containing protein, translating to MSTGGLIIRAAAALPGAPTPPVTTPRDPAREAAERELSKPVYHQNEPGLIERALDRFWEWVDDLFGRASGATPGGGLGLLAIALLIALVIAALWWRLGTPHKAASGPGDLFDDGTRSAADHRAAAETHAAAGRWSEAVQERMRAVVRSLEERTLLDPRPGRTADEAAAEAAAALPEHADGLRAAARAFDDVTYGARPGDGDTYTRLRTLDLALERAKPLLTGPAA from the coding sequence ATGAGCACGGGGGGCCTCATCATCCGCGCCGCGGCCGCACTGCCCGGAGCGCCGACACCACCGGTCACGACTCCGCGCGACCCCGCCCGCGAGGCGGCCGAGCGCGAACTGTCCAAGCCGGTCTACCACCAGAACGAGCCCGGACTCATCGAGCGCGCCCTCGACCGGTTCTGGGAGTGGGTCGACGACCTCTTCGGCCGCGCGTCCGGGGCCACCCCGGGCGGCGGCCTCGGCCTCCTCGCCATCGCCTTGCTGATCGCCCTGGTCATCGCCGCCCTCTGGTGGCGCCTCGGCACCCCCCACAAGGCCGCGAGCGGCCCGGGCGACCTCTTCGACGACGGCACGCGCAGCGCCGCCGACCACCGCGCGGCCGCCGAGACCCACGCCGCCGCCGGCCGCTGGAGCGAGGCCGTCCAAGAACGCATGCGCGCCGTCGTCCGCTCCCTGGAGGAGCGCACCCTGCTCGACCCCCGCCCCGGCCGCACCGCCGACGAGGCCGCCGCCGAAGCCGCCGCGGCCCTGCCCGAGCACGCCGACGGCCTGCGCGCCGCGGCCCGCGCCTTCGACGACGTCACCTACGGCGCCCGCCCCGGCGACGGCGACACCTACACCCGGCTGCGCACCCTCGACCTCGCCCTGGAACGCGCCAAGCCGCTCCTGACGGGACCCGCCGCATGA
- a CDS encoding response regulator transcription factor translates to MADSFGPARGDDGADCGAPRSSAGEPIRVLVVDDHALFRRGLEIVLAQEEDIQVVGEAGDGAEAVDKAADLLPDIVLMDVRMPRRGGIEACTSIKEVAPSAKIIMLTISDEEADLYDAIKAGATGYLLKEISTDEVATAIRAVADGQSQISPSMASKLLTEFKSMIQRTDERRLVPAPRLTDRELEVLKLVATGMNNRDIAKELFISENTVKNHVRNILEKLQLHSRMEAVVYAMREKILEIR, encoded by the coding sequence ATGGCGGACAGCTTCGGACCGGCACGCGGCGACGACGGTGCGGACTGTGGGGCTCCCCGGAGCTCTGCCGGCGAGCCGATCCGAGTCCTCGTGGTGGACGACCACGCGCTGTTCCGGCGCGGGCTGGAGATCGTGCTCGCGCAGGAGGAGGACATCCAGGTCGTCGGTGAGGCCGGGGACGGCGCGGAGGCCGTGGACAAGGCAGCGGACCTGCTGCCGGACATCGTGCTGATGGACGTGCGGATGCCGAGGCGCGGTGGGATCGAGGCGTGTACGTCGATCAAGGAAGTGGCGCCCTCGGCCAAGATCATCATGCTGACGATCAGCGACGAGGAGGCGGACCTCTACGACGCGATCAAGGCGGGCGCGACGGGATATCTGCTGAAGGAGATCTCGACCGACGAGGTGGCCACCGCGATTCGCGCCGTGGCCGACGGGCAGTCGCAGATCAGCCCCTCGATGGCGTCGAAGCTGCTGACCGAGTTCAAGTCGATGATCCAGCGCACCGACGAGCGGCGGCTGGTGCCGGCGCCGCGGCTCACGGACCGGGAGCTCGAAGTCCTGAAGCTGGTCGCCACCGGGATGAACAACCGGGACATCGCCAAGGAGTTGTTCATTTCCGAGAACACCGTGAAGAACCACGTGCGCAACATCCTGGAGAAGCTCCAGCTGCACTCCAGGATGGAAGCCGTGGTCTACGCGATGCGCGAGAAGATCCTGGAAATCCGCTGA
- the mtrA gene encoding two-component system response regulator MtrA, with the protein MMSSMKGRVLVVDDDTALAEMLGIVLRGEGFEPSFVADGDKALAAFREAKPDLVLLDLMLPGRDGIEVCRLIRAESGVPIVMLTAKSDTVDVVVGLESGADDYIVKPFKPKELVARIRARLRRSEEPAPEQLAIGDLVIDVAGHSVKRDGASIALTPLEFDLLVALARKPWQVFTREVLLEQVWGYRHAADTRLVNVHVQRLRSKVEKDPERPEIVVTVRGVGYKAGPS; encoded by the coding sequence ATGATGTCAAGCATGAAGGGACGAGTCCTTGTCGTCGACGACGACACCGCGCTGGCCGAGATGCTCGGCATTGTGCTGCGTGGAGAAGGTTTTGAGCCGTCGTTCGTAGCGGACGGCGACAAGGCACTGGCTGCCTTCCGGGAGGCGAAGCCGGATCTCGTGCTGCTCGACCTCATGCTGCCCGGTCGGGACGGCATAGAGGTCTGCAGGCTGATCCGGGCCGAGTCCGGCGTGCCGATCGTCATGCTCACCGCGAAGAGCGACACGGTCGACGTCGTCGTGGGCCTGGAGTCCGGGGCCGACGACTACATCGTCAAGCCGTTCAAGCCGAAGGAGCTGGTGGCCCGCATCCGGGCCCGCCTGCGCCGCTCGGAGGAGCCCGCGCCGGAGCAGCTGGCCATCGGTGACCTGGTCATCGACGTGGCCGGGCACTCCGTGAAGCGGGACGGTGCCTCGATCGCGCTGACCCCGCTGGAGTTCGACCTGCTGGTCGCCCTCGCGCGCAAGCCCTGGCAGGTCTTCACCCGTGAGGTGCTGCTGGAGCAGGTCTGGGGCTACCGGCACGCGGCGGACACCCGCCTGGTCAACGTGCACGTGCAGCGGCTGCGCTCCAAGGTCGAGAAGGACCCGGAGCGCCCTGAGATCGTCGTGACGGTGCGTGGTGTCGGCTACAAGGCCGGACCGAGCTGA
- the raiA gene encoding ribosome-associated translation inhibitor RaiA, whose translation MRRSYPGTEFCVDIVVKGRKTEVPERFRKHVAEKLNPERIQKLDAKVISLDVEVSKEHNPRQADRSDRVEITLHSRGPVIRAEASAADAYAALDLAQDKLEARLRKQHDKRYTRRGSGRLSAAEVADVVPGVAQLNANGQPFSEEQADAIPTTRIGSLEVQGEGPLIVREKTHSAAPMSLDQALYEMELVGHDFYLFVDSDTKMPSVVYRRHGYDYGVIHLNSDQASTSAESGAGAGGALGG comes from the coding sequence ATGAGGCGGAGCTATCCGGGAACGGAGTTCTGCGTGGACATCGTCGTCAAGGGCCGCAAGACCGAAGTGCCCGAGCGGTTCCGCAAGCACGTGGCAGAGAAGCTGAATCCCGAGCGGATCCAGAAGCTCGACGCCAAGGTGATCAGCTTGGACGTCGAGGTGTCCAAGGAGCACAACCCGCGCCAGGCCGACCGTTCCGACCGCGTGGAGATCACCCTGCACTCGCGGGGCCCCGTCATCCGGGCAGAAGCCTCGGCCGCAGACGCGTACGCGGCGCTGGACCTGGCTCAGGACAAGCTGGAGGCCCGGCTGCGCAAGCAGCACGACAAGCGGTACACCCGCCGTGGCAGCGGCCGGCTCTCGGCGGCCGAGGTCGCCGACGTGGTGCCGGGCGTGGCCCAGCTGAACGCCAACGGCCAGCCGTTCTCCGAGGAGCAGGCCGACGCGATCCCGACCACTCGGATCGGGTCACTCGAAGTGCAGGGCGAAGGCCCGCTCATCGTCCGCGAGAAGACGCACTCGGCCGCACCCATGTCGCTCGACCAGGCTCTGTACGAGATGGAGCTGGTCGGCCATGACTTCTACCTGTTCGTCGACTCCGACACGAAGATGCCGAGCGTCGTCTACCGGCGCCACGGCTATGACTACGGCGTGATCCACCTCAACTCCGACCAGGCCTCCACGTCCGCCGAATCCGGCGCGGGAGCCGGCGGGGCGCTCGGCGGCTGA
- a CDS encoding ComF family protein: MRGWWRELAGLVLPVDCAGCGAARAALCGGCRAALSGAGAGCVRPCAAPAGLPAVYAAAAYGGAVRGVVLAHKERGALPLAGVLGTALAGAVRAAAPGCAGELALIPVPSARRRTRARGHDPARRIALAASARLRRAGVPARVAPVLRLRRQVADQSGLGARERKTNLAGALEVPRDGVKLLLSGAAAAQGDGLARPRILLVDDIVTTGATLAEAARAVRAAGLGPVAAAAVVAAPADSFGRGDLVRNPDRPKNL; encoded by the coding sequence ATGCGGGGATGGTGGCGGGAGCTCGCCGGGCTGGTCCTGCCGGTCGACTGCGCCGGCTGCGGGGCCGCCCGCGCGGCGCTGTGCGGCGGGTGTCGGGCGGCGCTCAGCGGGGCCGGGGCGGGGTGTGTGCGGCCCTGTGCGGCTCCGGCGGGGCTGCCCGCGGTGTATGCGGCCGCCGCGTACGGAGGGGCGGTACGAGGGGTCGTACTGGCCCACAAGGAGCGTGGGGCGCTGCCCCTGGCCGGGGTGCTCGGCACCGCCCTCGCGGGAGCCGTCCGGGCGGCCGCGCCGGGGTGCGCGGGGGAGTTGGCGCTGATTCCGGTTCCGTCGGCGCGGCGGCGGACGCGGGCGCGCGGGCACGATCCGGCGCGCAGGATCGCCCTGGCCGCCTCGGCGCGGCTGCGGCGGGCCGGTGTTCCGGCGCGGGTGGCGCCCGTACTGCGGCTGCGGCGGCAGGTCGCGGACCAGTCGGGGCTGGGGGCGCGGGAGCGCAAGACGAACCTCGCGGGCGCCCTGGAGGTGCCCCGTGACGGGGTGAAACTGCTGCTCAGCGGGGCTGCGGCGGCGCAGGGCGACGGGCTGGCCCGGCCGCGGATCTTGCTCGTGGACGACATCGTCACCACCGGCGCCACGCTCGCCGAGGCGGCGCGGGCGGTGCGCGCGGCGGGGCTCGGTCCGGTGGCCGCGGCGGCCGTGGTCGCGGCCCCCGCGGACTCGTTCGGGCGGGGAGATCTCGTGCGCAACCCGGACAGACCAAAAAACCTGTGA